Sequence from the Argopecten irradians isolate NY chromosome 12, Ai_NY, whole genome shotgun sequence genome:
ggttgatcagacctcaatgcaatctatcggtgtcgctcaggtaaggccggttttcagaagtgtattttagttacatttgactattccgatctcaaaatctgtccggtattcggaattgggtgggatcggttttgggaagttttatatactattaataaagaggaattcattccgtacatgacatccatgttcggtttctagaggtgatcggttttgagaaggttcggtttcgggaggttccaatGTATTATTACGGTATCAAATAAGTGTAAATGAAGTTTTTTTCTTGAACAGTTTACTTACATAAATTTCCCGAGCCAAGTGAATTCCCAAAATTTTATCACCATGAATAGATAATtaccaaatatatatgtattgaatgGAAATTCTGATAAATTTTCAGTCCTCAAAAATTAATCCTCGAacctttatcaaaattaaaaccaTGAAAATTAGTAGCCGCAAAAGAAAGCTGGTATATAGTTAATCAACAGGTGgagaaaaattaattttgacatCCTAATTAAAACCTCAGACCTATAGAGTCGTGACAGCCATCAAAGTTATATATGAAGATCAACACAAATGAACCTGAACCTTACCTGATAGCGATGATTGTATGACAGGTCAAGTTCTGTTTCTTCACTCTTAAAGCTCATTCCTGGTGATTTGGTCATCATTTTTAGGTACACAGCCTCATTTGGCTGTACTCGAATCACAAGTTCATTTCTCTTTACATCCCCGGGTTGGAAGATGTCGCCGGGAATGTCGCGGAACTGAATCCTAACCTCAGCTTTCCTCTCATTCAAGGCTAAAACATACCAGACAAAACAGATCAAAACAAGACCTTCATGTCATGATATTTTTCTCCTAAAACGTGAcgtttatgtaattatttttttctccagTCTCCAATATATTGTTtctttatcaaacatttttacaGTTGAAAAGATGTATAGTTTTAGAGACTATAGAAAAGATAAGCAATAATAGATGAAACTTTTATTTCCCTAGTAGTCAGACCTCAGGCAAACACACAGCATGTTTACCCAAATGGGAGAGAATTACATTATCAGAAGTCACATCAGTATTCAAATTGATTAACTTGAAAGAATACAGTGTATGATTGGCAATGACTTACCTTTTCCACACCTCAAAAAGAATGGTACACCCTCCCATCGTTCATTCTTCACAAACAGGGCTGCTGTCGCAAATGTGGGGGTTGTGGAACCTGAAAGGGGAAAATTAAAGTATAGGCAATGTCCAGAATGATGgcatttttgaaaatcattgaCCAGCAAATTCATTGAAAAGCAAATACCAAAAGTTAATAACAAGAAATATGATCAATGTAAGGACCAAACAGAATAATTCAACAttatgttatacagattcaAGAAAGTAGGATATCTCCTAAAGCAATAACTATGTGTTTAAGTCAATGAGAATAGGGGCagtggtggctgagtggttaagatgtctcaaacatattaacatatgccctccacctctgggtcacaagtttgaaCCCCATGTGGGGCAtttgtcaggtactgactgctggtcagtggtttttctctggacACATTATAGTCCTCTATCACTTAAACCttaattttttacattttcacagCAGTCCCACgactgctggtcagtggtttttctctggacACATTATAGTCCTCTATCACTTAAACCttaattttttacattttcacagCAGTCCCACTACGTAACCTTACCAAGcacagttggcagtcatataggcTATGAACTTCCATAGCCTAATATTATGTCATTATCATTTTGAcatcacaattgtcgtgccagcgatcacggaaaacggctgttcaaatgacTGTTCATCCTTGACGATAGcaaatgattaattaattatagatgcaaaatcgtaaaattgtaaccaaatgggaatataagcattgaacatctttcagtttgcattcataGTTAATATgtatgccaactggacagatcGAGGCAAATCCAACATAAAGCGCTAGCACctttcatggaatttgcctctgtccagttggcattcatattggctatgaatgccaactgaaagatgttcaatgcttaaatgaccCTGGAAATGATTTATGAAAGACAATTCACATGACATCAGTACTTCGCCTGGTTACATACCTTTAGGAACAGTGGGATCTTCCAAGTACCCAACCTTCTCGTCCCCGGATCCCTTGGGATTCCCGACGTACTGACCCAACACCACATGTTCTAATTCTACTGGTACTATACTCTTCAGAACCTTCACCTGAAATAATCAATTACAAACCAATCGTCAAACTCTACCAGGAACCTTCAAAATTAATCTATTGTAAAGTATAAAAGAATCTCAATCaccaaattttgtatttaattttcattttaagtttAACCCACACACTTATTTAGCATTCCTAATTTACATTAGGAGCTGCGGTGGTAGAGTGGTAAGGTGTTCCAATGCAATGTCaggcagttgccaggttctAAGCGTTGGTTAGTGGTATTTCTCTGGGCACTCAGGCTTTCATCCACCTTCTTAAACTATAacacatgtccttaaatgaccctggctgttaataggatgtaaattcaaaacaaaaattattttttaatttacctTTTCATTTCGTATATCTTCTGCTCCAGTCGAAGGCGGTTTCTCCATGGCAACCAGAGTTAGGATCTGTAATAGGTGGTTCTGCATTACATCCctgtaaacaaacttttctTTATAGTTCTCATCtcacaatacaatattgttcTCCACTTAATCTACATCAAAGGACCCTAAATGATGATCTGTGAATCATTAATTAGGTCTTCACATTTTGTTGATgtgtttttgtcattttgtatcGTTAACATTTTCTACATCTACAGTAATTAATAATCATTGTTAAACATCCACTTATCTTCAACTTCAATAATCAATCGTTTGGTAAACAAtattacaatatcaaaatgatttgTTCAAAACAGACAAGCCCTGAAAGAATAGTTTCAAACAGAATTCTTTTTTATACacgaaaaataaatcatatggCATGACATTTATACTACTGCATCAAATTGGAAGTGTTCAACAGAATTTTGCCCTTCATTGAAATAGGTAAGCTCAGATACagataaaacagtagaaatacCTTACCTGATGATACCAAACTCATCAAAGTAGCCGCCCCTCCCCTGTGTTCCAAACGGCTCCTTAAAGCTGATGACAACCGAGGCAATGTTGTCTCTGTTCCAGATTGGACTGAACATTTTGTTGGCAAATCTGTCGAATAAATTGACCAATAGCAACATAATCTACAgagaaaataaatttgaagttttaacagtttatatgaaaacaaatttcagATGTGATGCTTTACAAATGTAACAGGATCcaggatttataataaatttattCACTGCCTTTTCGGACCTCTGAATTACTACTAGTCCAACGCTCAACCGATtcagctaaagagaagttctgtCTAGCCAAGTGGAATATTGAATtaagtattgaccagggttacacatgtattgaccagggttacacatgtattgaccagggttaatCATGTATTAACCAGGGTTTAATatgtattgaccagggttaaaCATGTATTAACCAGGGTTAAACatgtattgaccagggttaaacatgtattgaccagggttaaacatgtattgaccagggttaaacatgtattgaccagggttaaacatgtattgaccagggttacacatgTATTGACCAGTGTTACACATGTATTGACTAGGGTTACACATGTATTGACTAGGGTTACACATGTATTGATAAGGGTTACACatgtattgaccagggttacacatgAAGTGACCagggttatacatgtattgaccagggttacacatgtattgaccagggttacacatgtattgaccagggttacacatgtattgaccagggttacacatgtattgaccagggttacacatgtattgaccagggttacacatgtattgaccagggttacacatgtattgaccagggttacacatgtattgaccagggttacacatgtagtgaccagggttacacatgtattgaccagggttacacatgtattgaccagggttacacatgtgttgaccagggttacacatgtattgaccagggttacacatgtagtgaccagggttacacatgtagtgaccagggttacacatgtagtgaccagggttacacatgTATTGATCAGGgttaaacatgtatttgaagATTTTGATTAATGTGTAGAATAAAATTCAATATCTCATTATTTATCATCCTTGGCCCCAAGTGAATTTGCTTCTTTATCTCTGGGTTATACATTTAACTTCATTTCTCATTAACTTTGATCAAGTCTTGATTTCTCATAAACTCCTGGCAATTGAAATTCATGATACCATAGGTACAGTAGCCTAAACACCAAGAAGAAAAGAATTTTCACCTGGGACTGAGGATGCTTCTTTTGTGTGAAACCAATAGATTTCTGGATAAAACCTAACAAGCCTAGCACCATAAAGTGAATCTCATACCTATATTAGCACCATGATGTGAGTCTCATACTGACCTACGCACCATCATGTGAGCATACAAGACCCATATCTACCTTAGCACCATTGTGTTAGTCTCATAATGTCATGAGAGTCTTGAGCTCATACCTACCATCATACGAGTCTCATACCTACCTTAGCACCATCATACGAGTCTCATACCTACCTTAGCACCATCATACGAGTCTCATACCTACCTTAGCACCATCATATGAGTATCATACCTACCTTAGCACCATCATACGAGTCTCAGAACTACCTTAGCACCATCATATGAGTCTCATACCTACCTAAGCACCATGAGATTCTGCACCATCTCCTTCCCCAGGTAGTGGTCTATTCTATACATCTCCTCCTCCTTAAATAAAGCACTGAGGTGTTCCGACAGATTGTTTGAGCTATCCAGATCCTTACCGAATGGCTTCTCTATAACGACACGGGTCCAGCAGCCACTGTAAATAGATCAATGTTAATATAATGCTGCAAACCATCTTCTTGTTACCAGCAATTTTATTTTGCAGtctaatttaaaaatatcaagtaTATCTAGTGATGAatgagttaaagatgctccaccgccgacagagcataaatgatattaatcatttaaacaataattggtgtttaatcgtgtatatatatacctaatgaacacaaaaaataatataaaataatttatttcgcctttggtgcatgcgcaatcattacttcattctatatcctttcgacggccggcaggattcgaacttgactcaattttgatagtaggttatcacaaatgccatctatgaaagcagtttgcatctagatttcggtttgatgccattttcacgatgataacaaacagcacacactacaaacaagtAAAAACAGTCACGGAAGTCCCGtaaaggtcaccacgcacgggtcatggaaggcagaaacctgcgcgtgggacttgttttttttttttttttttttttttttttgaaatcggtgctattttccccttcctttcccctttctctctattttctcttactttgatatctcttctatcgtttaagaccatctgcatgtctgtatcttgataattaagctcacaacAACAtgtttccgggcacacactaaaatccggatttcagacctcaatttttgacttatttgggcatgttcaaaggtgatttgtgacgtcactaatgcaatgaccgaatcgatattgacatgctatatagggatgaacatcttcttttcaaaaaactagtatttagttttcaacggtctcagtggggctccagaagggtgcatgaaatgggacaaatgcataattacgcataaatacgttacggccgtccaaaggatataggatatagtgccacggaattttttcgggatgcaattaattatgtttcatatttttaacttgaagtaaaattagaagcttaaacttttcaatggtggtaatggtttaaagtaagtaacttttgtaactgaagaaaaatactaaatcgtctgctcctgtttttgatagtgataaaataccatttgtcagcgatggagcatctttaaattttcCATTTTATACCAGTATTTGTTGTCCATAAATATGATTCCTTAAGTGCCAACTAACTTTAAAGTAAATATGTCCAGTTCCAAATTTAAATTTCCATGTATTGCATAATCTGTTTTCtcaattacaattaatttttgGTTACCCCATAACAAAATTGCTGCATTAAATTACTACTCACTCTTTTGCCATACAGATAGCCTTGATATTGCGTGTGACAGATTCATAGACGGACGGAGGCAGTGCCAGATAAAAGATCCGGTTTGCGTTGGTTTTTTGATCAAGAGCTTTGTTGAGGATAGAAAAACTTGCTGCCTTTTCATAATCTCCGGCGATGTATTCATTGACTTTAAAAAATGCTGCTAGCTTGTCTTTCTCACTGTCTTGTACCTTgaattataacaataatgaaCTAATCAGACAACCAAACTATCACAAGTTCACCAATAACAACTAGTTGGAATTGACTGAGAACTATATAATGTAAGATCTCTTTGGTTTTATTCTCAGATAATGAGAGCTATTGGCCATTCTCAGATGACATAAGGGCTATTTGGACAATATTCTTTGATGATAAGAGGGCTATTTGTCCTATTCTTAGATGATGATATGAGGGCTATTTGTCCTATTCTAAGATGATATGAGGGCTATTTGTCCTTATATATATTCGATGATGATATGAGGGCTATTTGTCCTATTCTTAGATGATGATATGAGGGCTATTTGTCCTATATTTCTTAGATGATGATATGAGGGCTATTTGTCCTATTCTGAGATGATGATATGAGGGCTATTTGTCCTATTCTTAGATGATATGAGGGCTATTTGTCCTATTCTTAGATGATATGAGGGCTATTTGTCCTATTCTTAGATGATATGAGGGCTATTGGTCCTATTCTCAGATGATGCCATGAGGGCTATTTGTCCTATTTTTAGATGATAATATGAGGGCTATTTGTCCTATTCTTAGATGTCATGAAGGCTATTTGTTCTATTCTCAGATGATGACATGAGGGCTATTTGTCCTATTCTTAGATGATGATCTGAGGGCTATTTGTCCTATTCTTAGATGACATGAAGGCTATTGGTCCTATTCTTTAGTAATATGAGGGCTTTTTGTCCTATTCTTTGGTGATATGAGGGTTATTTGTCCTATTCTTAAGTGATATGAGGGTTGTTTGCCACACATTAAGATATAAAGGCTATTTGTCTTATCGTAACATCCTATTAACCGCGAGGGTTATTAAGAATGTGTCAGGGTAGAGGAACCCAGAGTACCAAGAGATAATCTACTGACCAACAATCAGTACTGACAACTGACaccatgggattcaaactcgcgatcAAGAGGTGGAAGGGTTTTTAtaattgtggtaatatgttgagacatcttaaccatgcAATCACCGTGGCCCCTAGCTCAGAATATACAGTACACTGAAATGTTGTGAAGATGTACTGTCTAACCTTGGAGcaagaaatacatcaatggtattgtAGATGCATTATCCCCCACATTTATTATTGAAACTTCCATGTTCATCAAACTTCGATTTAGATTTCTCTTCTTCAATAATCTAGTTGTATTTTGTCCCTTTAAATGACATATCAACCGCATACAAAGTAAGGTGTAGTCGACGGTACATCTACAATATTGGCTGAAGTTCTTTTCAACAAGCTTAATGTAATCACACGTTAAAATGACTAACACAGCTCGTGGTTGGTGGCATTTTAATGTTTACACACCAATCGCACTCGTCCGTACGTACCGGTATATACCTTTCCTTTACAGTtacgaaaaatatttttctgttgGCTGCTTTCTTTCGATTACCTTGTGATCATCAGTGAAATTTTCTGGTGCTTACATCTAATTTGCTTCGTAAACGTTCAGAGGAATTTTATGCAAGAAAGAGGgagaaatttaaatttgatgtacAAGTACTGGTCACTGATTGAAAATCATTTCAGTGAGGAAGTGAAGCACTTGTACTTTTAATATATGGAATGCTAATATAGAATGGTCGCAGATTACAGAATGAATTTCCTTCCCTTCAATACATAAGTATGGCTCAcagtgttttattttacaatttcagTTATCAGTAGTTGAAAATGTCCTtgaacatattaaaataaatcatatctAGTGCAAAATGTTCCAGTTTGTTTGCTTTCTTATTAAATTGAGACAAGTATCCATTTTATCAAGTCTGTGATCAAATCTATAGGGCTTACTTTAAATTTCATGTTACTGTACTTGCCAACTTTCCCACCATTCTGTACATATTGCAGAAAAATAATGAAGTTAACCTTACAGAtggttgaccttttgacccgaGTTTGAGTCACCTAttggttttggttttgtttagttaaagtcccattaacagccaaggtcatttaaagaGGTataccaggtttgttggtggatgaAAGCCAGAGTACactgagaaaaaccactgaccagcggtcagtatctgCCAACATGGAATTCGTACTCGCGACCCAGATGTGGAGaacatgtggtaatatgtcaggacattttaaccactcggccaccacggTCACacagtatacaatatataaagacAATCAATCACTATTATAGTCCCCTCCTGTTTTACTGGCTTTACATGTAGACTTTTAGATTTACCTTCATGTAGGGTAGACATCTTTTTTGTACTTCATCCATATTGATTTTGCTGCGAGCGTAGCCAATGAAGGATGTGTTTGGGGGGAGCAGTCCATCTCTGTATAACCacctgaaatacaaatgtaccagTAGGATTAAGACTTTTAGAATATCTACCCCTTGTGAGAGATTTTGGCAACAAGTTTCAGAGATTGACCAGCCAAAATTTTCACTCTGGTTAATAAGATTTCCCAGTCTGCATTTCACAGATTCAAGTAAGATCTGGGATAAAAGAAAGCTAACTTCCAATCTTTGTACCTCAATAGCATAAGTATTGATTCACATTTTATCAAACACAAGATTTGAATTTGGTGcttttttgtttatcttttgaAGCAAGGGCTAATGATAAAAGCAGAAGGGATTTCTATTGCCTATAATCATGTTCTTGGTCAAACACGGTCAGTGCTTTGAGTATAAAGTTATCTTTTCCAACTTCCCCCAAGTAACATTTCTGtgaaacatttacatgtagcGGTATTAAATTGTGTCATTTTTCAGTAAATATTAACTAAAGTATTAAAATTTGATCCTTTCACATTTACTTTAAAATAGATGACTCACAGGTAATGATATCTCGATAGCTGCATCAAATAGAGCAAAATCACGACCAAAAATGTGAACATGTTAATCCGGCCTGATAAGTAGCGTGTTACATGGCTGACTGAatacaacttatatataaaCCTTATACTTTATAAGTAAATGTATCTAGATACTAAAACATCACAGGGGGAATACATTAAAGGCAATGAGTTTATTGGTATAAAAAAATCAGCAACACTTTATAATATAACTGATTGATGTCAATGTTCCGTGAAACACAACAAGTAGCTATTACCAAAGGCTACCGGGTATAGCACACCGACCCTGACGATTTATTTACTGTGTTGTAAACTCAAACCCCTTAGGGTTGCAAAACATTCATTTACTGTGAACTTTGATTTTGCTTAATACCATCCATGATCGTCAGGACTTACAATCTTAAACGTTTTTTtctagagatcgtatgtgattgtaacccctggagatCTGGGATGACTAAAATAGAAGTCGAGATGTTACAAGGGCTACGTATGTATCGGCCACAAACTTGTGTTAGGAATTCTTGTATTAGAGGTAATGGCCAATAAATATGGTAGACTAGTCTAACTTCTTGGTGACACTTGAGTTAGACGCTGTGATTGAAGAAGAAAAACCTGTAATTGCTTTTCTTGCTATGCAGCATGAGAGTCAACTGGTCGCGTATTGATTTCCTGTTCGCAGCtttcctttataaaatatcaatcacTCGAACTTCTAAAATAGTCAGAGTATACTgcaaacacaaatattttagtGGTCGTTTTATTTTAGCGTTTTTGTTATTTGAACCATAGCAAAACATTCTACAGTATagcatatacagtcaaacctgtcttagcaatcacctctgtataaagaccatctgtttGACAAAACCACTTTTTCAGGATACAAAATAGTAATTTTCAGCAcattttgacctgtgtataaagaccacttgctaTAAAGACATTTAGTTGCATCacttggatggtctttatagagagGTTTGACTGAACTATACAATCTCTCTGACCTCCATTtgtcatttttgaaaaattagcAACTGGCCATTAAATTACCGATAGTGTT
This genomic interval carries:
- the LOC138336283 gene encoding glucose-6-phosphate 1-dehydrogenase-like isoform X1; its protein translation is MASPNKVDMLSLLRESLDYEGSTNSHVFVVMGASGDLAKKKIYPTLWWLYRDGLLPPNTSFIGYARSKINMDEVQKRCLPYMKVQDSEKDKLAAFFKVNEYIAGDYEKAASFSILNKALDQKTNANRIFYLALPPSVYESVTRNIKAICMAKDGCWTRVVIEKPFGKDLDSSNNLSEHLSALFKEEEMYRIDHYLGKEMVQNLMVLRFANKMFSPIWNRDNIASVVISFKEPFGTQGRGGYFDEFGIIRDVMQNHLLQILTLVAMEKPPSTGAEDIRNEKVKVLKSIVPVELEHVVLGQYVGNPKGSGDEKVGYLEDPTVPKGSTTPTFATAALFVKNERWEGVPFFLRCGKALNERKAEVRIQFRDIPGDIFQPGDVKRNELVIRVQPNEAVYLKMMTKSPGMSFKSEETELDLSYNHRYQNLKLPDAYERLILDVFCGSQIHFVRSDELYQAWRIFTPLLHKIEKEKPKPIEYIYGSRGPKESDELCAKYNFVYSGTYKWVKPEQSKI
- the LOC138336283 gene encoding glucose-6-phosphate 1-dehydrogenase-like isoform X2, whose product is MASPNKVDMLSLLRESLDYEGSTNSHVFVVMGASGDLAKKKIYPTLWWLYRDGLLPPNTSFIGYARSKINMDEVQKRCLPYMKVQDSEKDKLAAFFKVNEYIAGDYEKAASFSILNKALDQKTNANRIFYLALPPSVYESVTRNIKAICMAKDGCWTRVVIEKPFGKDLDSSNNLSEHLSALFKEEEMYRIDHYLGKEMVQNLMVLRFANKMFSPIWNRDNIASVVISFKEPFGTQGRGGYFDEFGIIRDVMQNHLLQILTLVAMEKPPSTGAEDIRNEKVKVLKSIVPVELEHVVLGQYVGNPKGSGDEKVGYLEDPTVPKGSTTPTFATAALFVKNERWEGVPFFLRCGKALNERKAEVRIQFRDIPGDIFQPGDVKRNELVIRVQPNEAVYLKMMTKSPGMSFKSEETELDLSYNHRYQNLKLPDAYERLILDVFCGSQIHFVRSDELYQAWRIFTPLLHKIEKEKPKPIEYIYGSRGPSETDDFMKKFNFKYTGTYQWKKDKAAL